The following proteins come from a genomic window of Rhodohalobacter sp. 614A:
- the smpB gene encoding SsrA-binding protein SmpB, producing the protein MAKKGQHTNAPPTIQNRKARHDYHIDDTYEAGIVLKGTEVKSIREGKASLNEAFAYLNNEEVWLKNMYIKPYKFGSYANHDERRDRKLLLKKKEIREIDKHINQKGFTLIPLKLYFKGGYAKVLVGLARGKKQYDKREDIKEKDVRRELDRKIKGNYSVNL; encoded by the coding sequence TTGGCAAAAAAAGGCCAACATACGAACGCGCCGCCAACCATTCAAAACCGAAAGGCTCGCCATGATTATCACATTGATGATACATACGAAGCCGGAATTGTTTTAAAGGGAACGGAGGTAAAGTCAATCCGGGAAGGTAAAGCAAGCCTCAATGAAGCATTTGCCTATCTGAATAATGAAGAGGTATGGTTGAAGAATATGTATATCAAGCCGTACAAATTCGGATCGTACGCCAACCATGATGAGCGCCGTGATCGTAAACTGCTTTTGAAAAAAAAAGAAATCCGTGAAATTGACAAACACATTAATCAAAAGGGGTTTACACTCATTCCGCTGAAACTATACTTTAAGGGAGGCTATGCAAAAGTTTTGGTTGGCCTTGCCCGCGGTAAGAAGCAGTATGATAAGCGGGAAGATATCAAGGAAAAAGATGTACGCCGCGAACTAGAC